The DNA region GTCAAAAGTGATCGTTAAAATATCCTTTTCTTATTTAACTGTCACTTGTCAACTTTTGATAAGCCGAGTAAGAATGACTTGTCACCCCAACAAAAAAATCAATGCCCATTAACATGTAGGAGTCATCATATTCTGTTAGTAAGTAGAAAATTTATAATCGTCTCCTTTATTATTTATACTTTTGCTTATCAAAAAATAAGTTAAAAAAGAGAGTAGTCCAGTGGCTTATCAAAAGAAAGGGAGGGTAGTTCATGGTCAAAGTTAAGTACTAAAGCTCCAGGAACTTAAATATGAAGTAACTGGACTTGGTTGCCAGAATAGTCTGGCAGTCATCATTATGGCATATGCTGTGATGAGGTGTAAAGGGCAGAGAGCTTAGCAAGTGAGAGAGAAGATCAAATCTATTAGCTTATTCAAGGTTAAGATATATCTTATAAGTTATAACTTACCTTGTCAAAAAAATTTAACTTATAACTATATTACGGGTAAACTTATATTTGGTCATTTATGTGTACTTGTTCAGAGGCTTGTTGGCAAATGCCAAAATAAATCTTCTGACTGTCATGGTCTTTGTCGCCATTGCCATGTCATTTGCCGATCTTCCAAAAGTCATAAATGAATGGTAGCCGAAGAGAAGAGAGGGAAGGTGGCTCATTGTAGATTTTTGGGGGAGAAAGAAGAGAGGAAGAGATAAAAATCCATTCGTCTGTTTTCTCCCTTCATCTAGTTGGTGTTGACGGGGGTAGAATGTAGTCATTGTGATGATTTTTCAGCTGGTTGGTGGGAGAATGTTTATCTTTGACTCATCCATTTGTCTGGTTGTCTCTAGACATGTGGTTTACCCATATGAGgtgatgtttttttttttcttaaataagaGGGAAGGATTATATTGCAACCACGTGTGTGGCCTAGCGGTCAATAAAGTTGAAAAATTTGTGGGAAGAGCAAGGCTCAAATCCTAGCCCAATGTTAAAAAATTGAGTGATTTTACCTTTACTACTTAAGCCTTGGAGGACAAAGTTACTCGGTACTTGTGTTTGTACCAATGTAGATGTACAGGGAAATAGTCTGAGGTGTGTGCAAGAACActggaaaggaaagaaaaaaggggTAACATCTTGAAGAGATCTTCATGTAGAAGAGATGGACTCTAGGAACTGGCAAAAAATCGTCAGCTCCTTCCATGATCAGTTTGTTTTATAAATATCTGATTTACGTGGTTTCTTGTGAAACTGTTTATTCTTTCAATCTTACTGATGTTCTTTAATCCGTTATCCGTGTGCAGTCCAAAGTTACGACCGTTGGTGGATTACTTGCTAAAACTTGGCAGAGTGCTCGAGAAGAAGCATTCATCAAGCAGTGGAGAGATAGATACGTCTAAATTTGCTCGTCGGTTGAAGAAGATGCTCGTAGAACTAAATCAATATGACTATGCTAGGGACATATCAAGAACCTTCAACATCAAGGAGGCCTTATGATCTCACTTGCTTTTCTTGGTTCCATTGTCTTGCATACAAAAGAGGGGGTGCTCTAGTTTTAGCAGTCTTCTACAATTTTGAGTTTGATGTCaatgccttttttttttctttttttgcttttagGTTTTTCACTGTTGTCACAAATTACCCTACTTTCAACACTGACAAGTGCAATGAAAACATGAAGCTGAAATTGTCTCATTACTAAATCATATGCAGGTTTATAGTaggaatgcatgattttatcatattCTAGCCCTTCACGAACTAACTTGTTGATTTTTGGTTTACCTTAGTTGATTCTAACTTCAacatcaaacttaggaaatttagACGAAAacttgtataaaatttgtatataacatacagaatgtatatatatataaaaaatatatattttttcggctattattttgagagtagctataatttttaaagtttatgttataaaaattataagaTACAATTATGATTAGTCTCTTTGCTAACCGTGTAATTTAATGTCCTTTAGTAAGTAGACAAGTTTGCAATACTTGGAGTAGTTGTCAATGTTTAGTTGTATTTGCAAATATGGACTTGTAGTTGCTTATGCTTGAAAATGCACAAAACAATTGATAGCATCAATATTTTTCTGTCTCGGAGGGGAGACTTGGTGTAActagtaaagttgttgtcatgtgaccaggaggttacGGGTTTAAGCCGTGGAAACAAtttcttgcagaaatgtagggtaaggttgcgtataatagacccttgtggtccgtcCCTTCCCCGGACCCTTATGGTACAATAGCGGGAGCTTAATGCACTGAGCTgctcttttaatatttttctctcttgaATAATAAATACACACAACTACCGCTATTGCGACAAAAGTCACATTAAATCTAGTAACAAACCTATAAGATCAATTAAACATGTAGGAATCCACTTTGTCCTTTTTCTTCGGATTCTTGTACTATgcttttattattcttatttATGGGGTGTTTTTATTGTGATCTACCAGTCAAAtagaagtttgaaaaaaaaaactataacaTCAAACCTAGTGGTCAACAATGTctaacaagtcaataccaaagttcAAACTAAAAAAATGGGTGAAAAACATAACCTAGAAGGGTAGTTGAAAAGTTAAAAGATAAACCAATCTacttaccttttttttttcttttccttttcctttttcttttttcacatGGCATTTGCTAGTATATAGTAATACAATTGCCTACAAACTATTTGGAGAGTCTTTAAAATTTCTTGCACAACATagtttttgagaaaattaaagaaaatatgacTTCACCACCATTTTCTAATGGAGTAACAGGCAAAGGTGGTCGGATTCTCATTGTCGGGGCGACCGGATTCATCGGACGATATATAGCACAAGCAAGTCTTGATGCTAATCGAAGAACTTATATTCTTATTCGATCATTCCCAGATTGTCATTCTAAGATTAAATTGATCAAAGCATTTGAGGATAAAGGAGCCATAACCTTGCACGTAAAAGTGTTTATCTgacttaattatttgttattcttCACTTTTTGATTTTCACAGGATGCATGCAATAATGAAATGTAGAAAAAGTTCtatttggtttgtttaattgtcttttgttatttttgatAATAGGGTGATATAAATGACCAAGATTATATGGAGGAGATGCTAAGGAAACATGAGATTGATATAGTAATATCAGCTGTAGGTGGTGATAGTATACTTGATCAACTTGCCCTTGTTCAGGCCATGAAATCTGTTGGAACTATTAAGGTAAATCTttacaatattttcatttttctctcaaaagaaaagagagaaaaaggtgTCTAAGTTTCATGAGATTTATACATTTAACATAATCGTATGTACATCAATCCATGCCTATTGTAAAAGTCAACGATACAAAAAGATTCCCCGTATATCATCTGTAACAAAACTatgaaaaagagttaacaattcGGACCGTATTGTAAAGGTTTTTTAAACACAACAAGAAAAAGTAGGAAGCGATGTCCAAGAATGAAAAAAAGGGGTTAATGAATGAATACGAGTTATTGCTAATCAATAGTATAAGATACATGCGAGATACAACAATCTTGTTCAATATCTGCGCTTGATCAAATTACATATATACACTGACggtgtaatttttttatttttattgttatgcTTTATTAGTGTCTTTTAATATGTTGTAGCGGGTAAACTCATGTTTATGTTTTGTTTGAAATTAGAGATTTTTGCCATCAGAGTTTGGACATGAAGTAGACAGGTCAGATCCAGTGGAACCAGGGCTAAATATGTATAAGGAGAAAAGGAAAGTGAGAAGGTTGATAGAAGAGCTAAATATACCCTACACTTACATTTGTTGCAATTCAGTGGCTTCTTGGCCTTATTATGACAATAAACATCCTTCTCAAGTTCTTCCTCCTCTTGACCATTTCCAAATATATGGTGATGGCACTGTTAAAGGTACATTTATTCCCACCTCACTAAAATATTTACAAGGGAAATTAAGTTAAAATTGTCTTTTTGTGGTTCAAcaatttgtatgttgatatatgttttttctaaaaattttattttatgggATCATCACGGTTCGCTCTTCTTGAGAATCCATACATCCGTTATCAGTGTATGAACATCTATCTTTCCTTTTTTCGCCCCATGTCGCTACATTAGTTCATGAATTATGGCAAAAATTTTGTTCTAATGTACATCTTGTCGAACAACTTCTTGGGAtggtgtttttttttctttttcattttgactATAATTTTGAGCTAAATGAAAGGAATAGAGATTTATATTGCCAACCCCAACTTGCTTGGGACTAAGGTGTACAAgttgttgttatcattgttgCTGTTTCTTTTTTACTAAAATTTCTGTTGAATGGAAATTTTGGTATACcttcccttcttcttcttttttttgagaAATATCTCAATTAATTGTTTCactcttattttttcttcttttcatcaaTTCACTCATTGTTATCTTTATACTTTGAAAATTGCAGCTTATTTTGTGGCTGGTCCTGATATTGGAAAGTTCACTATCAAAGCAGCAGAAGACTATAGAACTGTGGACAAATGTGTACATTTTCGACCACAATGCAACTATTTTAACATGAACGAACTTGCTTCTCTTTGGGAAACTAAAATTGGTCGAACATTACCTAAAATCACAATTACTGAAGATGCACTTTTAGCTGTTGCTGCAGGTTTATACTCTTTAACAACCCTATCGTATCCCCTCTGTTCGATTTTATATGACACTATTACTATACTATTATCAGGAAATAGTTTTAACGGTATGTTTCAACCAAGTAAATCATAAACTTTTACAAATCTTTACATGCGATTCACTCACTTTGGAAAGAATGAACGTATGTACGTAGAGGCAGATCCATAATTTTTTGTTTATGGATtctgaattaatttttttttaaaatttatttactgGGTTCTGAATAGATTAtttgtatatattaaataaatatttaacacaaatataaagtttgagcaaaagttactgggttctgcGAAATCCATAACGACCATTGTGGCTCCGCCCCTGTATGTacgtagtatatatatatataaacacacaCTCTTACATTCATACTCCTAACTTTTACCATTTTTTTCCTAACTTTTACCATTTTTTTGAAGGATGGAAGAAATATATGCAAAGAAATGAGCATAATTTGCATCTCGAGCATATGTTATACTTGTCAACAAATAACACACTCATTTGTCAAATTTATATGTTGTCATTTTGCAGAGAATATCAACCCCAAAAGTGTAGTTGCAGCTCTAACACATGAAATTTTCATAAGGGGATGTCAAATTGAATTTTCAATTGATGGCATAAAGGACCTTGAAGTTTGCAATTTGTACCCTAATGAGTCCTTTCGCACCATTGATGAGTGCTTCAATGATTTCTTTTTAAGAATGGATGAGATGTGCATCAAAATGCCTATTAACTAGACTAGTTTGCAATTTTTGCTATTTCAATCCAGCTATCTTGTCCTTTTATTCTAAACTTATGTTGAAAGACATTTTTCTTTCTCCATTTTTCATGAGTAAAAcagttattttcttttttacttatttttaggtAATATTTGCCCTAATTTTCGAtgtaatattttcctttttttatgcaATTCATTTAGTAGCTTTTTCGTGTTTTTTTCTGCCTTCACCATATGCCTATAATGTAAAAACAATTCTCCAACTAATGATTTTTTTAACTATGGATATGAAAGCTTTAAGCCTCGATTTTTttgtagaaatgacaccaggtagcaCTCAAAAGAACtgttatttaggaattagtcaATGCGTCCTGAATTTCAGTTTTCCGATTCTATTTTTCGGGACACAAATGCCCTAAATTGTCCTGAAATTAAGATTTTTcgtttaaaatttcaaaacaatATAAGTACGCTAATCCCTAAATAGAAAGGTAACTTGAATTAGCATTCGGACTATGAACCATTGTCACTCGTTAAGGCTCCATCTCGCCTTATTTATTACTACTAAGTTCAGGAAAATCAAAATTTGCATTAAGTTATTTGTGCACCTACCCCATTTTTCTTCCAAGTAAGCAGTAAACTGAATTCTATAAAGATAAACATGTAATTTCTCCTACAAAGAACAAGGCTAAGGAGTTGAAATAGAAAGGAGTCCAGTCTAAACAAGCGTAGCAGAGAAAATAGTATGAAAATTCTATATGTTTGTGATTTTCCTTTCACTGTCACCCAAAGTATATAAGGACAATAATTTTCAGCAAAGATCAGAGTTTCATTTCACAGTACAATAAACAAAGATGTCGAACGCCATCATATAATTGATAGAGCAGAGAAAATATGCACAATGTTGGTATAGCTATTGTGTTACATAATCTATTACCAGAATACAGCAATCTTGTGGATGATATACACAgttcacaagattagacaaacCTGGTTCAGGCGATTTTAAATATACAAAATCGGATAAAACAATACTCCTATGTTGTTGTGGTGACATGACTCAATAAAACTGCATTCACCATCTAAATTGTTTGTCTGATCGAAGGACAAGCTCGGGGAAACTAACCTTCTTGCTGATAGAAGTAACTACACATCATTTACAGGCAAACGCTCTTCTATAAATACACGGCAAATGGGACACCTCTTGCACTTGTCACAACAGGTGCTGAAAAAGAATGATCAGTTATAATAATCAGATTAGAATTTCTTTTAGCAGAAAGCGTTATATGAGAAAGAAATGAGATATTAATTTTCCTTCAATATGGGATCTGCTCTAAACGGTAGATATTTCAAATATCGTATATCACAGAAAGAACGTAAATCGGACTGTAGAAAAGGAGTAGCATGAGGGGTTTAGCCGTTTACCTGCAGAGGATGTGATGCCGACAAGGAAGGAGAAGAATATTTATCTGTTCCTCGAAGCAAATTCTGCATAAAATTTTTTCCTGCCAAAATGATTCACATGTAAATGACTCAGCAGATGACAGTACTGATTGAAGAACAAGCATTAAATAGTTTTGGTTGTGCAGGGTTCTTCGGAAAGTGTAAATATCCACACTAATTCCAGAAACATGATGAATTCGTGAGGACAAGGAACAACATTTAGAAACACTAATTAAGGTACTTATAAAGAAAAACACTAATTAAGGTAATGCAAGCTAATTCCTCCTTTCTAACACTTCACGTATTTGTTAAAGAAGGCTAGATTTCTTTTAAAGTATCCCatgataataaaagaaatataaaGTGGACAGTTTTCTTCCTCTTATTGCTGAATTTGTCGAGAGAATATAATGCATCAACTAGATAGTCTTCTTTATAACAACATTTCACTATAACGGTCAAATTTTCTCTAGAACCAatatttcatgttatgttataatatatgttctctataacagcgCTTCGCTTTAGCAGCCAAAAAATATTGGAACAAACGCTACTGTTATAGAGAGGCTTGACTGTATTAGCAATATTTTGACGTAATCTTACATTTTGAAGCCTTTCGAACTCATCTTGTTTTGATTTTGTGATCTCTGATTGCTCACAAAGTGCTGCTTGCAGTCTCCATATCTGAGATAACAATAACCAATTATGGATTAGGGTACAATGGTAGCAGAGGAAGGATGCAATAGTATGACGAAAAAGCTAACCATCTCAAGGAGCACTAAAGAAACCAAAAAAGAGGCAATAAGAAAAGAGAAGCAACCTCTTCAGCAAGCTTCACTTTAGGCATTTGCTTTACAGTATCAGGTGAGAAAGTATCGTACCTAAAATAACAATCAGAAGACGCTGAGATGATAAATcagtggaagtattattggttaATGAAGCACTGCATGTACAACTTCAAGCAAGAGCTACATGTGTAGGATAGCGAAGATAAATTCGCCAACATCAAAAAGTGAACTTGATCTGGAATCACGATAGACCAACGAGGTTTTAAAATAGGATAACGATTCCCACTAAGGTGCTGGCAATAACCTCAAGGCATATTAGAGCGGACCAAGTAAATAATAACTGTCATATTATTTACAAGATCTCCGGCGGCACTTACAAGATTACCATGGTCCTCTAAGAGAATTCGGCAAAAAAATTATAAGCAATAAGTCATTTTAGAATCTTTTTATTGACTAATAGTCCTTCTCTTACAGTATTTATACTTACCCATGCATTTAAATCCATTTTCATGATAAATATCCTATTGCTTTTGTAATCTTAAGGTTCTTTTTTCATCAATAATTTTCACTCATCTAGTTCTTGTTTGGTATGCGACTATCGTCTCACAGGATAAACATTCATCAATGTGCTGTACAGAACTGCAAAAGTTGCAAGTATAAACAGCAGCAGAACACTAACCCAGATGTCCCAGCATAATATAAACGAGCTTGTTCCTCTCGACTTCCTTCATCTATTGACCACCAACCTAAAAACCTGTACCAATAAGATCAACACAAAGAGACAAGCACACGGAAATGAGTGGACCTATACAATGCTCGAAAGGATCAGAAGTTGCACAGTTTGACCTTGCTATCATTACCTTGACCCGTGATGCATTAAACCGAAAGAATCACGAATGAACGAAGATATCCTAAAATAGCTTCCGACACCAGCTTCACCATCAACCAAAAGAATAATTTTCTCCACAAGTCTATAGACAGAGAACAAAACACCAGCTCCTTGCAGTAGGAAAAGAGGGATAAACAGTACGGGAATTGGGATAAATCTAGCACTTGGTGGGGTCCCCTGTAACCAAAATGTGTTAGTTGCAAACGTGATTAACTAATTGTAAAACTGAAAGTAAAACTTCGTACAGCCTTCGCACCGCTAAGCGCATGAAAAGCAATATCTGGAAACAAACAATAGGAATTTTCATCACATGACCGCCAATGTCTTGTAAATTGCATATTTCATTTTGTTGATCATCTTCATCCAAAGATCCCAGAAATCCACTATTCCAGTTAAGATATCGCATGCTTGATGTAGAAGAGCTGGGTGTACGGAGACTTGAATGTCTGTGGATTGCAGGGTTGTACCATTTTGTGCAGATAATAAATGCAAAACATTCTGCGACACTGAACGCCAACAACGATACAAGTTTAGCAAGTAATTAGGCGCAAGTAACTATCACGCACAATAAGTGGGAGTTTTCTGTACCCGTAGTTAATGAATAAATCCCACCACCCAAGAGCAGCAACATCTCCTGCAATTCATAGCAAATGAACTTGATTTTGCGACATAGACAAACTGATAAGAATGTTGCTACAGATATAAAAATAAGACGAGAAGAAGCAAACATTGCAATTTTGGCCACACAAATTCAATGAAAGAGTCAAATAATTACCACATATCTTCAGAAGAGTAAATGTTGTTGCCGCTATGAAGAAGACCATAGAGATTGCAACCCAAAAGTGCTGAGACATAGATAACAAGATGATTTTCAGAAACTACCAATCCACAGATATTAGCGCAAACTGCATGTTACACCAATCAATTACATTTTCAAACAACTTTCACATTAACAGGATGAAACACAACATATATCAACAAAAGGCACATAACACCAGACTGCATATAGCGGCAAAACGTATTTATTAAAAGTCCCAGTTAAAAGATATAATCAAGTATGTTTATTCCTGATAAGCATAACTCCTCAACATAAACTATTGTTCAATCCTACTTTCACCAGTGAGGAGAGAGCAGTCAACCTCTTGAATATTATGGTAAGAAAAGATCCAGAACTTAAGAGTTCACTTCCTTTTAAACTCCATAAAATATTCCTTTACGCTCTTTTGTTTCCACAGTTATGCAAGTGAACAAATAAGCTTTCTCAGCTAGTCAATCTAAAAGGTATCAGTGGCTATTAACATCATATTCCTCCTAGTAGATAAACTACAAGAAACGACATGACTGCTAACTGTCggttttttatttaataaaaaagaaTAGGAGCTCTATACTTACGGGAAGGGTCTCCCAT from Nicotiana tabacum cultivar K326 chromosome 24, ASM71507v2, whole genome shotgun sequence includes:
- the LOC107815501 gene encoding leucoanthocyanidin reductase-like isoform X1, with the translated sequence MTSPPFSNGVTGKGGRILIVGATGFIGRYIAQASLDANRRTYILIRSFPDCHSKIKLIKAFEDKGAITLHVKGDINDQDYMEEMLRKHEIDIVISAVGGDSILDQLALVQAMKSVGTIKRFLPSEFGHEVDRSDPVEPGLNMYKEKRKVRRLIEELNIPYTYICCNSVASWPYYDNKHPSQVLPPLDHFQIYGDGTVKAYFVAGPDIGKFTIKAAEDYRTVDKCVHFRPQCNYFNMNELASLWETKIGRTLPKITITEDALLAVAAENINPKSVVAALTHEIFIRGCQIEFSIDGIKDLEVCNLYPNESFRTIDECFNDFFLRMDEMCIKMPIN
- the LOC107815501 gene encoding leucoanthocyanidin reductase-like isoform X2, producing the protein MTSPPFSNGVTGKGGRILIVGATGFIGRYIAQASLDANRRTYILIRSFPDCHSKIKLIKAFEDKGAITLHGDINDQDYMEEMLRKHEIDIVISAVGGDSILDQLALVQAMKSVGTIKRFLPSEFGHEVDRSDPVEPGLNMYKEKRKVRRLIEELNIPYTYICCNSVASWPYYDNKHPSQVLPPLDHFQIYGDGTVKAYFVAGPDIGKFTIKAAEDYRTVDKCVHFRPQCNYFNMNELASLWETKIGRTLPKITITEDALLAVAAENINPKSVVAALTHEIFIRGCQIEFSIDGIKDLEVCNLYPNESFRTIDECFNDFFLRMDEMCIKMPIN
- the LOC107815502 gene encoding uncharacterized protein LOC107815502 isoform X2; its protein translation is MDCFFVSLCFLFSSLIKPFIILGAVSLKIVFFPLLALEIAILVDNVRMCRALMPGDEESMSDEAIWETLPHFWVAISMVFFIAATTFTLLKICGDVAALGWWDLFINYGVAECFAFIICTKWYNPAIHRHSSLRTPSSSTSSMRYLNWNSGFLGSLDEDDQQNEICNLQDIGGHVMKIPIVCFQILLFMRLAGTPPSARFIPIPVLFIPLFLLQGAGVLFSVYRLVEKIILLVDGEAGVGSYFRISSFIRDSFGLMHHGSRFLGWWSIDEGSREEQARLYYAGTSGYDTFSPDTVKQMPKVKLAEEIWRLQAALCEQSEITKSKQDEFERLQNEKILCRICFEEQINILLLPCRHHILCSTCCDKCKRCPICRVFIEERLPVNDV
- the LOC107815502 gene encoding uncharacterized protein LOC107815502 isoform X1, whose protein sequence is MSGIRRVLKSIQAVAAHGLLFCFTLLLVLKLDQAFHYPWWVVFVPLWLFHVVVARGRFSLPAPSIPHDRHWAPFHAVMATPLLVAFELLLSIHLDSTYAVSLKIVFFPLLALEIAILVDNVRMCRALMPGDEESMSDEAIWETLPHFWVAISMVFFIAATTFTLLKICGDVAALGWWDLFINYGVAECFAFIICTKWYNPAIHRHSSLRTPSSSTSSMRYLNWNSGFLGSLDEDDQQNEICNLQDIGGHVMKIPIVCFQILLFMRLAGTPPSARFIPIPVLFIPLFLLQGAGVLFSVYRLVEKIILLVDGEAGVGSYFRISSFIRDSFGLMHHGSRFLGWWSIDEGSREEQARLYYAGTSGYDTFSPDTVKQMPKVKLAEEIWRLQAALCEQSEITKSKQDEFERLQNEKILCRICFEEQINILLLPCRHHILCSTCCDKCKRCPICRVFIEERLPVNDV